The Natronoglycomyces albus genome has a segment encoding these proteins:
- a CDS encoding gamma-glutamyltransferase family protein — protein MPNNSAISSICPHASGAGADIMEKGGNAVDAAIAAGAVLAVTSQNFCGLGGDLFALVWDDSSPAPAALNASGRSGSGASAQTLRADGLDRIPFHHSPHAVPVPGCVDGWAAMHQRYGSLPWADLFADAINLAENGWPSSKSLEQGATMLEGVDGAEEIRQARAGEKLRRPRTAQALRDIASKGREGFYEGPFGAGLIELGAGLGANGTDLYTAEDLRTQQANWEKALAATTAGHTLWTSRPNSQGYLLSLAMRILDHLEFSREDEGLWAHYIIEACRLAGYDRPEFLHEHADAEKILLEAASRAERIHPDTRADVSGPQADGGTTYMAVSDSQGMAVSYIQSNAAGFGSLLFEPRTGIALQNRGIGFNLTPGHPAEYGPRKRPPHTLLPALVSREDGSLRLVTGTMGGDAQPQIVTQILDRILRGGQSVTQAIGAPRIRLDAGQTGFDTWSNSHGVNLEQDVPTPWETGLRQRGHEVNRLDVIFGHAHAIEITPSGQVSAAADPRAETGTALVFLYCDLHRHRPIAQLATAPTEHGAGSRQRRDGPSSTSPICR, from the coding sequence ATGCCGAACAACTCTGCGATCTCTTCGATCTGTCCCCACGCCTCCGGTGCCGGAGCCGACATCATGGAAAAAGGTGGTAACGCCGTCGACGCGGCCATAGCCGCCGGAGCTGTCCTCGCCGTCACCTCGCAAAACTTCTGCGGCCTCGGCGGCGACCTATTCGCGCTGGTCTGGGACGACTCCTCTCCCGCCCCAGCCGCGCTCAACGCCTCAGGACGCTCCGGCAGCGGCGCGAGCGCCCAAACCCTGCGAGCCGACGGACTGGACCGCATTCCGTTCCACCACAGCCCACACGCGGTTCCCGTCCCCGGATGCGTCGACGGATGGGCCGCCATGCACCAGCGATACGGATCGCTGCCGTGGGCCGATCTCTTCGCCGATGCGATCAACCTGGCCGAAAACGGCTGGCCCTCGTCGAAATCCCTCGAGCAAGGCGCGACAATGCTCGAAGGCGTCGACGGGGCCGAGGAAATCCGCCAAGCCCGCGCCGGAGAGAAGCTACGGCGCCCCCGCACCGCACAAGCACTGCGCGACATCGCCAGCAAAGGCCGCGAAGGCTTCTACGAAGGCCCATTCGGCGCAGGGCTCATAGAACTAGGTGCCGGACTCGGCGCGAATGGAACCGACCTCTACACCGCCGAGGACCTACGAACCCAGCAAGCCAATTGGGAAAAGGCCCTCGCCGCCACCACCGCCGGACACACCCTATGGACCTCCCGGCCCAATTCACAGGGCTACCTGCTGAGCCTGGCAATGCGTATCCTCGACCACCTGGAATTCTCCCGCGAAGACGAGGGGCTGTGGGCGCACTACATCATCGAGGCCTGCCGCCTAGCTGGCTACGACCGACCCGAATTCCTGCACGAACACGCCGACGCTGAAAAGATCCTGCTCGAAGCAGCCAGTCGTGCCGAGCGCATCCACCCCGATACCCGCGCCGATGTCAGCGGGCCTCAAGCTGACGGCGGCACCACCTATATGGCAGTCTCGGACTCCCAAGGAATGGCCGTCTCCTACATCCAGTCCAACGCCGCCGGTTTCGGTTCCCTGCTATTCGAGCCTCGCACCGGCATCGCCTTGCAAAACCGAGGCATCGGCTTCAACCTCACACCCGGCCACCCCGCCGAATACGGGCCACGCAAACGGCCCCCACACACACTCCTTCCCGCTCTCGTCTCCCGCGAAGACGGCTCGTTGCGCCTGGTCACAGGCACCATGGGCGGAGACGCACAACCGCAGATCGTCACCCAAATTCTCGACCGGATTCTGCGAGGCGGCCAGAGCGTCACCCAGGCCATCGGCGCACCCCGGATCCGACTAGACGCGGGCCAAACCGGGTTCGACACCTGGTCAAACTCCCACGGCGTCAACCTAGAACAAGACGTACCAACCCCCTGGGAGACCGGCCTACGGCAACGAGGACACGAGGTGAACCGCCTGGATGTGATCTTCGGACACGCCCACGCGATCGAAATCACCCCCTCCGGTCAGGTGAGCGCGGCGGCCGACCCGCGCGCCGAGACAGGCACCGCGCTGGTGTTCTTATACTGTGATCTCCACCGTCACCGGCCCATTGCGCAACTGGCGACGGCCCCGACCGAGCACGGCGCTGGCAGTCGCCAGCGCCGAGACGGTCCTTCGTCCACTTCGCCGATCTGTAGGTAG
- a CDS encoding YibE/F family protein — MNSHHRSDSDPPFEDSSQAEPANSGSAAADHAAHHEVANDRVPRSALLILIPAALATLAGLLMLWPYGLEDAEGFDEGNEESGKVIAVLEEPCPEYEDGMPTGMVPERCGTVLVEVTSGPDAGTEIITDIPFGPGSPVDVESGDRVVLMHLPEGQIENPYHIIDYERGQALWALLIAFVVAIIAFGRWKGARALVSLALTFALVLLFIVPGILDGKPPLLVAIVGASAIMLASLYITHGWNRSTTMAVLGTLGSLLITGVLAGAAVNLAQINGIIDSETSLLSMHYGIDMSGLLLAGILIGALGVIDDVTISQSATVDELTKANPRYSRLQLYTAGMRVGRAHITSVVNTLVLAYAGAALPLLVLIAAAAQPLDQVVTSQLIATEIARAVIGTLGLIAAVPLTTGLAAWFAKQDPPKPKSDADVLKPPTKRPAATRKKRDIHDVAWGDEEPPHPKTD; from the coding sequence GTGAACAGCCATCACCGAAGCGACAGCGATCCCCCATTCGAGGACAGCTCCCAAGCCGAGCCAGCCAATTCCGGCAGCGCGGCAGCCGATCATGCGGCGCATCACGAGGTCGCCAATGACCGGGTGCCACGCAGCGCGTTGCTGATCTTGATTCCCGCCGCGCTAGCTACATTGGCGGGGCTATTGATGCTGTGGCCCTATGGCTTGGAGGACGCCGAGGGTTTCGACGAGGGTAATGAGGAGTCCGGCAAGGTTATTGCCGTCTTGGAGGAGCCGTGTCCCGAGTATGAGGACGGGATGCCCACCGGGATGGTCCCTGAGCGATGTGGCACGGTCTTGGTCGAGGTCACCTCGGGGCCGGATGCGGGAACCGAGATCATCACCGATATTCCGTTCGGGCCCGGTTCCCCGGTCGATGTCGAATCGGGCGACCGGGTGGTGCTCATGCACTTGCCTGAGGGACAGATTGAGAACCCGTACCACATCATTGACTATGAGCGTGGGCAAGCGCTGTGGGCGTTGCTGATCGCTTTTGTCGTGGCCATCATCGCGTTTGGTCGGTGGAAGGGCGCGCGGGCGTTGGTGAGTCTGGCGTTGACCTTTGCCTTGGTGTTGTTGTTTATCGTCCCCGGAATTTTGGACGGCAAGCCACCGCTCCTGGTGGCGATCGTGGGAGCCTCAGCGATCATGCTGGCCAGCCTGTATATCACGCACGGGTGGAATCGGTCGACGACCATGGCGGTGCTGGGGACGCTCGGTTCGCTATTGATCACCGGGGTGTTGGCTGGCGCGGCGGTGAACCTGGCTCAGATCAACGGGATCATCGACAGCGAGACGTCGCTGTTGAGCATGCACTATGGCATCGACATGTCGGGGCTGCTGTTGGCCGGTATTCTCATCGGCGCTTTGGGCGTCATCGACGATGTGACTATTTCGCAGTCGGCGACGGTCGACGAGTTGACCAAGGCAAACCCGCGCTATTCGCGGCTGCAACTGTATACGGCCGGAATGAGGGTGGGGCGAGCCCACATCACTTCGGTCGTCAACACGCTGGTACTGGCGTACGCGGGTGCGGCCTTGCCGCTGCTGGTGTTGATCGCGGCTGCCGCGCAGCCGTTGGATCAGGTGGTGACCAGCCAGCTTATCGCCACCGAGATCGCCCGGGCCGTCATCGGAACCCTTGGTTTGATCGCGGCGGTGCCGTTGACGACTGGTTTGGCCGCCTGGTTCGCCAAACAGGACCCTCCGAAACCCAAGAGCGACGCCGATGTGCTGAAGCCACCGACGAAACGCCCTGCGGCCACCCGGAAGAAACGCGACATTCATGACGTGGCGTGGGGCGACGAGGAGCCGCCTCATCCAAAGACCGACTGA
- a CDS encoding LysR family transcriptional regulator: MLDVRRLQLLYEFAARGSIASTASAVSMTASAVSQQLAALEKEAGMALLERTARSAHLTDAGRRLVEHAGTILDAIEAAEADLAALDDDPRGRVTVTAFPTAAVALAAPVVRRLRKHRDLTMVLRQQRTAASSIKQVRSGDIDLALVDDWSGVARSGPQGPLTFHHLGYDPLVVVLPARHREAGEDRLSASQLMGEPWIASPEGEPSRTALERLWRAEGVSAPSVSEFEGLGTILTLVGKGLGVTVAPRMATVSHSGVAVRNLSTPVSGRDIYAVHRTASTQRPAVMAVLQVLHSSAKRLGSASEA; this comes from the coding sequence ATCGCATCCACCGCCAGCGCCGTGTCAATGACCGCCTCAGCGGTGTCACAACAGTTGGCCGCCTTGGAAAAAGAAGCCGGTATGGCACTGCTTGAACGCACCGCTCGCTCCGCCCATCTCACCGATGCCGGTCGCCGATTGGTCGAACACGCGGGGACCATTTTGGACGCCATCGAGGCGGCCGAGGCAGACCTGGCCGCATTGGACGATGATCCGCGAGGGCGGGTGACGGTGACGGCCTTTCCCACTGCGGCGGTGGCGCTGGCGGCCCCAGTGGTACGAAGGCTGCGTAAACACAGGGACCTGACGATGGTGTTGCGGCAGCAACGCACGGCGGCCAGCAGCATTAAGCAGGTGCGTTCGGGCGACATCGACTTGGCGCTCGTCGATGATTGGTCTGGGGTGGCCCGCTCGGGGCCCCAGGGGCCGTTGACGTTTCATCATCTGGGCTATGACCCCTTGGTGGTGGTGTTGCCCGCGCGTCATCGCGAGGCCGGAGAGGACCGATTGTCGGCGTCCCAACTGATGGGGGAGCCCTGGATTGCCTCTCCGGAGGGCGAACCGTCGCGGACGGCGCTGGAGAGGCTGTGGCGGGCCGAGGGAGTCTCGGCCCCTTCGGTTTCGGAGTTCGAGGGGCTGGGCACGATCCTCACTCTGGTGGGAAAGGGGCTGGGGGTGACGGTCGCGCCCCGCATGGCGACGGTGTCGCACAGCGGCGTGGCGGTGCGGAACTTGTCTACGCCGGTGTCGGGGCGCGATATCTACGCGGTGCATCGGACGGCCTCGACCCAACGTCCGGCCGTGATGGCGGTGTTGCAGGTGCTACACAGTTCCGCCAAACGCTTGGGCTCGGCTTCGGAGGCATGA